Proteins encoded within one genomic window of uncultured Sphingopyxis sp.:
- the nagZ gene encoding beta-N-acetylhexosaminidase — protein sequence MIPAIFGLSGLTLTDDERAFFRDSDPAGYILFGRNIENREQLRRLTDELRSLDGRASLPILIDQEGGRVARMKSPEWPLFPSGAAFDALYDRAPASAIEAARLNAMALAAMLAEVGITVDCLPLLDVRQPGASDVIGDRALGSEPMRVAALGRAILGGLQAGGVVGIVKHIPGHGRALLDTHEALPTVTASDRDLQTDLAPFAALRDAAMAMTCHVIFEAWDAERPATLSPVVVDSVIRQRIGFHGLLMTDDLDMKALSGDVPSRAADAIAAGCDIALNCWAKMDDMIGIANALDPISTVSLARLEGAMDRISGASDGREFATLVDQRDALLATA from the coding sequence ATGATACCGGCTATTTTCGGCCTGTCGGGCCTGACCCTCACCGACGATGAGCGCGCCTTCTTTCGCGACAGCGACCCGGCGGGCTATATTTTGTTCGGACGCAACATCGAGAACCGCGAGCAACTGCGGCGCCTGACCGACGAGCTTCGCAGCCTCGACGGCCGCGCCAGCCTGCCGATCCTGATCGATCAGGAGGGCGGGCGCGTTGCGCGCATGAAATCGCCCGAATGGCCGCTTTTCCCGAGCGGCGCGGCGTTCGACGCGCTCTACGACCGCGCGCCCGCCAGCGCGATCGAGGCGGCGCGGCTCAACGCGATGGCGCTCGCCGCCATGCTCGCGGAGGTCGGCATCACCGTCGATTGCCTGCCTTTGCTCGACGTCCGCCAGCCGGGCGCCAGCGACGTCATCGGCGATCGCGCGCTCGGCAGCGAGCCGATGCGCGTCGCCGCGCTCGGCCGCGCGATCCTCGGCGGATTGCAGGCGGGCGGCGTCGTCGGCATCGTCAAACATATTCCCGGCCACGGCCGCGCCCTGCTCGACACGCATGAGGCGCTACCGACGGTGACCGCGTCCGACCGTGACCTGCAGACCGATCTTGCGCCTTTCGCGGCATTGCGCGACGCGGCGATGGCGATGACCTGCCACGTCATTTTCGAGGCATGGGACGCCGAACGGCCCGCGACGCTGTCGCCGGTCGTCGTCGACAGCGTCATTCGCCAGCGCATCGGCTTCCATGGCCTGCTGATGACCGACGATCTTGATATGAAGGCGCTGTCGGGCGACGTGCCGTCGCGCGCCGCCGACGCGATTGCCGCCGGCTGCGACATCGCGCTCAATTGCTGGGCGAAGATGGACGACATGATCGGCATAGCGAATGCGCTCGACCCGATCAGCACCGTATCGCTCGCACGGCTGGAGGGCGCGATGGACCGGATTTCGGGCGCCAGCGACGGCCGCGAGTTCGCCACTCTGGTCGATCAGCGCGACGCGCTACTGGCGACGGCCTGA
- a CDS encoding peptidylprolyl isomerase, giving the protein MSETLTLSLSTGDVVIRLRPDLAPQHVERISTLAKEGFYDGVVFHRVIPGFMAQGGDPTGTGMGGSKLPDLPQEFNSEPHVRGVCSMARAQNPNSANSQFFICFDDARFLDNQYTVWGEVVEGMENVDALPKGEPPREPGKIVKATVA; this is encoded by the coding sequence ATGTCCGAAACCCTCACGCTCTCGCTGTCGACCGGCGATGTCGTCATCCGCCTGCGCCCCGACCTCGCCCCGCAGCATGTCGAGCGCATCTCGACGCTCGCCAAGGAAGGCTTCTACGACGGCGTCGTGTTCCACCGGGTGATTCCGGGCTTCATGGCGCAGGGCGGCGATCCGACGGGCACCGGCATGGGCGGCAGCAAGCTTCCCGACCTGCCGCAGGAGTTCAACAGCGAGCCGCACGTCCGCGGCGTCTGTTCGATGGCGCGCGCGCAGAATCCGAACAGCGCGAACAGCCAGTTCTTTATCTGCTTCGACGATGCGCGCTTCCTCGACAATCAATATACCGTCTGGGGCGAAGTGGTCGAAGGCATGGAAAATGTCGACGCGCTGCCCAAGGGTGAACCGCCGCGCGAGCCGGGGAAGATCGTGAAAGCGACGGTGGCCTGA
- a CDS encoding ScpA family protein: protein MESLPLDFEIVPAAPERDDALQLSLESWEGPLDLLLTLARSQKVDLKQISILALVEQYLAFIAEARELKLEVAADYLVMAAWLAYLKSALLLPKDPLEDPSPDELALRLQLRLQRLAAMRDAAARLLARDRIGRDVFLRAKPEGLRDIKVRRWDASLYDLLAAYGQVKLRSEPVVHMVSRRPVVTLDAALHHLQRMLGVTLDWAELADFLPSDYDGPLRRSAIASSFVAALELARQGQVELKQDGAFAPLYLKAAGA from the coding sequence ATGGAGTCGCTGCCGCTCGATTTCGAGATCGTGCCGGCGGCGCCCGAGCGCGACGATGCGTTGCAACTGTCGCTCGAAAGCTGGGAGGGGCCGCTCGATCTGCTGCTGACGCTCGCGCGCAGCCAGAAGGTCGACCTCAAGCAGATTTCGATCCTCGCGCTCGTCGAGCAATATCTGGCTTTCATCGCCGAAGCGCGCGAGCTGAAGCTTGAGGTCGCGGCCGATTATCTGGTGATGGCGGCGTGGCTCGCCTATCTCAAATCGGCACTGCTGCTGCCCAAGGATCCGCTCGAGGATCCGTCGCCCGACGAACTGGCGCTCCGCCTGCAACTGCGGCTCCAGCGGCTTGCGGCAATGCGCGACGCGGCGGCGCGTTTGCTCGCGCGCGACCGGATCGGCCGCGACGTCTTTCTGCGCGCGAAGCCGGAGGGGCTGCGCGACATCAAGGTGCGGCGCTGGGACGCGAGCCTCTATGACCTTCTCGCCGCCTATGGGCAGGTCAAGCTGCGCTCCGAGCCCGTGGTGCATATGGTGTCGCGGCGCCCGGTCGTCACGCTCGACGCCGCGCTGCATCACCTGCAGCGCATGCTGGGAGTGACGCTCGACTGGGCCGAACTCGCCGATTTCCTGCCGTCCGACTATGATGGTCCGCTGCGCCGTTCGGCGATCGCATCGAGTTTCGTCGCCGCGCTCGAGCTGGCGCGGCAGGGGCAGGTCGAATTGAAGCAGGATGGCGCCTTCGCGCCGCTCTATCTGAAAGCAGCAGGGGCATGA
- the argS gene encoding arginine--tRNA ligase, whose translation MTLFSRFSDHIGAALDALAARNALPDGLDRSGISVEPPRDPAHGDVATNAAMVLAKPAGMNPRALADLLVAELGKLDEVTEASVAGPGFINLRLADDSWRDELALIFSEGRDYGRSTMGQGRRVNVEYVSANPTGPMHVGHCRGAVVGDALAALLEYAGHEVIREYYVNDAGAQVDVLARSVHMRYREALGEDVGAIPEGLYPGDYLKPVGEKLAAEHGDRFAGAPESAWLGLFRAEAVSAMMDMIRADLAKLGIHHDLFSSEAELQAEGKPAAAEKWLREHDLVYDGLLEAPKGETPEDWEPVELPLFRSTRFGDDQDRPIKKSDGSWTYFGADLAYHFQKSQNADELIDIWGADHAGTVKRIKAAVAALTDGKTRFDVKLVQMVRLLKNGEPFKMSKRAGNFVTLADVVDEVGKDAVRFTMLTRKADAQMDFDFAKVVEASRDNPVWYLQYANARISRLRRKAAEAAIDLPPPAPARLGTQELGLIKLLAQFPRTVEAAASAREPHRIAFYLADVAAAFHAWYNLGNDDPSARIVLDNDPELTATRLYLADGIGQVIRNGLFLMGVEALEEMN comes from the coding sequence GTGACCCTGTTCAGTCGTTTTTCCGACCATATCGGCGCCGCGCTCGACGCGCTGGCCGCTCGCAATGCCCTGCCGGATGGCCTCGATCGCAGCGGGATCAGCGTCGAACCGCCGCGCGACCCGGCGCATGGCGATGTCGCCACCAATGCCGCGATGGTGCTGGCGAAGCCCGCGGGAATGAACCCGCGCGCGCTCGCCGACCTGCTCGTCGCCGAACTCGGCAAACTCGACGAGGTGACCGAGGCGAGCGTCGCCGGCCCCGGCTTCATCAACCTGCGCCTCGCCGACGACAGCTGGCGCGACGAACTGGCGTTGATCTTCAGCGAGGGCCGCGATTACGGGCGGTCGACGATGGGACAGGGGCGGCGCGTCAACGTCGAATATGTCTCGGCCAACCCGACCGGCCCGATGCACGTCGGCCATTGCCGCGGCGCCGTGGTCGGCGACGCGCTCGCCGCGCTGCTCGAATATGCGGGGCACGAGGTGATCCGCGAATATTATGTCAACGACGCCGGGGCGCAGGTCGACGTGCTCGCGCGCTCGGTCCATATGCGGTATCGCGAGGCGCTCGGCGAGGACGTCGGCGCGATCCCCGAGGGGCTCTATCCCGGCGATTATCTGAAGCCGGTCGGCGAAAAGCTGGCGGCAGAACATGGCGACCGCTTTGCGGGGGCGCCCGAAAGCGCGTGGCTCGGCCTGTTCCGCGCCGAGGCGGTCAGCGCGATGATGGACATGATCCGCGCCGACCTCGCCAAGCTCGGCATCCATCACGACCTTTTCTCGTCCGAAGCCGAACTTCAGGCCGAGGGTAAGCCCGCCGCTGCCGAGAAGTGGCTCCGCGAGCATGATCTCGTCTACGATGGCCTGCTCGAAGCGCCGAAGGGCGAAACGCCCGAGGATTGGGAGCCGGTCGAGCTGCCGCTGTTCCGCTCGACGCGGTTCGGCGACGATCAGGACCGCCCGATCAAGAAATCGGACGGCAGCTGGACCTATTTCGGCGCCGACCTCGCCTATCATTTCCAGAAGAGCCAGAACGCCGACGAATTGATCGACATCTGGGGCGCCGACCACGCGGGCACGGTCAAGCGGATCAAGGCTGCGGTCGCGGCACTGACGGACGGCAAGACCCGTTTCGACGTCAAGCTGGTGCAGATGGTCCGCCTGCTCAAGAATGGCGAGCCGTTCAAGATGTCGAAGCGCGCGGGCAATTTCGTCACGCTGGCCGATGTCGTCGATGAGGTCGGCAAGGATGCGGTGCGCTTCACGATGCTGACGCGCAAGGCCGACGCGCAGATGGACTTCGACTTCGCCAAGGTGGTCGAGGCGTCGCGCGACAATCCCGTCTGGTATCTGCAATATGCCAACGCCCGGATTTCGCGCCTGCGCAGGAAGGCCGCCGAGGCCGCGATCGACCTGCCGCCGCCCGCCCCGGCGCGGCTGGGCACGCAGGAACTGGGGCTGATCAAGCTGCTCGCGCAATTCCCGCGCACCGTCGAAGCGGCGGCGTCGGCGCGCGAGCCGCACCGGATCGCTTTCTATCTGGCCGACGTCGCGGCGGCGTTCCATGCCTGGTATAATCTGGGCAACGACGACCCGTCGGCGCGCATCGTGCTCGACAATGACCCCGAATTGACCGCGACGCGCCTTTATTTGGCCGACGGAATCGGGCAGGTTATCCGCAACGGGCTCTTCCTGATGGGGGTCGAGGCGCTCGAGGAGATGAATTGA
- the scpB gene encoding SMC-Scp complex subunit ScpB, translating to MIDDLERAIEAMLFASDEPLDARQVAGRLGDEMTPGQVKAIIETIAQRHAGSGIELVERGGHWHFQTPADLAHLLRRERDDPRKLSRAAAEVLAIIAYHEPVSRAEIEAIRGVQTSKGTLDVLMEAEWIMPAGRREVPGRPLIYKTTDAFLQHFGLTSRKDLPGIEDLRAAGLLDPVDLAFEEAMGELDLVKDGEEA from the coding sequence ATGATCGACGATCTCGAACGCGCGATAGAAGCGATGCTGTTCGCCAGCGACGAGCCGCTGGACGCGCGGCAGGTCGCCGGCCGGCTCGGCGACGAAATGACGCCAGGTCAGGTGAAGGCGATCATCGAAACCATCGCGCAGCGCCATGCGGGCAGCGGGATCGAGCTCGTCGAACGCGGCGGGCATTGGCATTTCCAGACCCCGGCCGACCTCGCGCATCTTTTGCGCCGCGAACGCGACGACCCGCGCAAATTGTCGCGCGCCGCCGCCGAGGTGCTCGCGATCATCGCCTATCACGAGCCCGTCAGCCGCGCCGAAATCGAAGCGATCCGGGGCGTCCAGACCTCGAAGGGAACGCTCGATGTGCTGATGGAGGCCGAATGGATCATGCCCGCCGGACGCCGCGAAGTTCCGGGACGGCCGCTGATCTACAAGACGACCGACGCTTTCCTGCAACATTTCGGCCTCACCAGCCGCAAGGACCTGCCGGGAATCGAGGATTTGCGTGCGGCAGGGCTGCTCGACCCGGTCGATCTCGCTTTCGAGGAAGCGATGGGCGAACTGGACCTAGTAAAAGACGGTGAAGAGGCCTAG
- a CDS encoding SPOR domain-containing protein, with protein MAEGRDAGQGDTGLGLDDEDRLPWLEAADGFEEDGEVSPVRLLVMVLGGLLLIGAVLGGLWWIQNGGARGNGELIAAQQGDYKVAPKSDGARTFEGEGDVAFSASEGGEPAGKVDPKRMPEEPAVTVAEREAAAKKAAAEKTPKSKQQPAAPVKAGETKPAPAPVAQGSTMIQLGAFSSEGAAAKAWTNLSKRFAYLAELNRSISPAKVGDGMVYRLRVSAGTAANASNLCGKLRVAGENCVVVR; from the coding sequence ATGGCTGAGGGGCGGGATGCGGGGCAGGGCGATACGGGGCTTGGTCTCGATGACGAGGATCGGCTCCCCTGGCTCGAAGCGGCCGACGGGTTCGAGGAAGATGGCGAAGTTTCGCCCGTGCGCCTGCTCGTCATGGTGCTCGGCGGGCTGCTCTTGATCGGCGCGGTACTCGGCGGCCTGTGGTGGATCCAGAATGGCGGCGCGCGCGGCAACGGCGAATTGATCGCCGCGCAGCAGGGCGATTACAAGGTGGCGCCCAAGAGCGACGGGGCGAGGACTTTCGAGGGCGAGGGCGATGTCGCCTTTTCCGCCAGCGAGGGCGGCGAACCCGCGGGCAAGGTCGATCCCAAGCGGATGCCCGAGGAACCCGCGGTGACGGTGGCCGAGCGCGAGGCGGCGGCGAAGAAGGCCGCGGCTGAAAAGACCCCGAAAAGCAAGCAGCAGCCAGCCGCGCCGGTCAAGGCGGGTGAGACCAAGCCGGCACCGGCGCCAGTCGCACAGGGCTCGACGATGATCCAACTCGGCGCCTTCAGCAGCGAGGGCGCCGCCGCCAAGGCATGGACCAACCTGTCGAAGCGGTTTGCCTATCTGGCCGAGCTCAACAGGTCGATTTCGCCCGCCAAGGTCGGCGACGGTATGGTCTATCGCTTGCGTGTTTCGGCAGGAACGGCGGCCAATGCGTCGAATTTGTGCGGAAAATTGCGCGTTGCCGGTGAAAATTGCGTCGTCGTCCGCTGA
- the tatC gene encoding twin-arginine translocase subunit TatC — protein MPLLDHLIELRSRLLKSLLAIGLAFGVCFYFAENIFAVLVQPLVRAGQGKLIYTQLFEAFFVQVKVGFFAAMMISFPIIANQLWKFVAPGLYRQEKRALLPFLFATPVLFAIGASFAYFVTVPLALKFLLGYQGDIGGVSQEALPSVGNYLSFIMQFIMAFGIAFLLPILLMLIERSGLVTREQLVSSRRYMIVAAFAIAAVATPPDILSQFLLAVPLILLYEMSLFAIWFTQRRRKTGAEAAPVEPLEEA, from the coding sequence ATGCCGCTGCTCGATCACCTCATCGAACTGCGCTCGCGCCTGCTGAAATCGCTGCTCGCGATCGGTCTGGCTTTCGGGGTTTGTTTCTATTTCGCAGAGAATATCTTTGCCGTTCTCGTCCAGCCGCTGGTCCGGGCAGGGCAGGGCAAGCTGATCTACACCCAGTTGTTCGAAGCCTTTTTTGTCCAGGTAAAGGTGGGCTTTTTCGCGGCGATGATGATTTCCTTCCCGATTATCGCCAACCAGCTCTGGAAATTCGTGGCCCCGGGCCTGTATCGCCAGGAAAAGCGGGCATTGCTGCCGTTCCTGTTCGCGACGCCCGTGCTCTTCGCGATCGGCGCAAGTTTCGCCTATTTCGTGACAGTGCCTTTGGCGCTGAAATTCCTGCTGGGATATCAGGGGGATATCGGGGGCGTGTCGCAGGAAGCATTGCCGTCGGTCGGCAATTACCTTAGCTTTATCATGCAGTTCATCATGGCGTTCGGCATCGCGTTCCTGCTGCCGATTCTCCTGATGTTGATCGAGCGTTCGGGGCTGGTGACGCGCGAGCAACTTGTTTCGTCGCGTCGCTACATGATTGTCGCAGCCTTTGCGATCGCGGCAGTCGCGACGCCGCCGGACATCCTGAGCCAGTTCCTGCTCGCCGTGCCGCTGATCCTGCTCTACGAAATGTCGCTCTTTGCGATCTGGTTTACCCAGCGCCGACGCAAAACAGGCGCCGAAGCGGCGCCTGTCGAGCCTCTCGAAGAGGCTTAG
- the mgtE gene encoding magnesium transporter: MDEREDSLPPGDAAIADDRETPAPETELDEDDRLKPEFVRDVIELAEAGEGEAARERVGRLHPADIADLFELARTDERPMLAAVLGDMLSAEVLAEMNDYVREELIDLLAPEQVAELASELDTDDAVAIIEDMEEDDQQAVLQAMEPEDRAAIEDALSFPEESAGRLMQRDLVAVPEHVTVGDVIDRLREDTELTSDFWEIFVVDPMHKPVGTCQLSWILRTPRDIAIGDVMKREQTLIPVDMDQEEVALRFQKYALISAAVVDKSGRLVGMITVDDIVHIIQEEAGEDILRLSGAGDGDINEPIRETYSARVRWLIANLGTALVASTIVGIFGGAIEHMVALAALMPIVAGVGGNAGTQTLAVTVRALAMNQLTDSNSWRAIWREMKIALLNGGTIALIAGTATALWFANPELGGVIAAAMIVNIFVAGVAGVAIPLLLDRLDQDPAVASSIFVTMTTDSMGFLAFLGLAVLSGLTTL, from the coding sequence ATGGACGAACGCGAAGATTCCCTGCCGCCCGGCGATGCCGCGATCGCCGACGATCGCGAAACCCCTGCCCCCGAAACCGAACTCGACGAGGACGACCGGCTGAAGCCCGAGTTCGTTCGCGACGTGATCGAGCTCGCCGAGGCCGGCGAGGGCGAGGCCGCGCGCGAACGCGTCGGCCGCCTCCACCCCGCCGACATCGCCGACCTGTTCGAACTCGCGCGCACCGACGAGCGCCCGATGCTCGCAGCGGTGCTCGGCGACATGCTCTCCGCCGAGGTGCTCGCGGAGATGAACGATTATGTCCGCGAGGAGCTGATCGACCTTCTCGCGCCGGAGCAAGTGGCCGAACTCGCCTCAGAACTCGATACCGACGACGCGGTCGCGATCATCGAGGATATGGAAGAGGACGATCAGCAGGCCGTCCTCCAGGCGATGGAGCCCGAGGATCGCGCCGCGATCGAGGACGCGCTCTCCTTCCCCGAGGAATCGGCGGGGCGCCTGATGCAGCGCGACCTCGTCGCGGTGCCCGAGCATGTCACGGTGGGCGATGTCATCGACCGGCTGCGCGAAGATACCGAACTCACCAGCGATTTCTGGGAAATCTTCGTCGTCGACCCGATGCACAAGCCGGTCGGCACCTGCCAGCTGAGCTGGATATTGCGCACGCCGCGCGACATCGCGATCGGCGATGTGATGAAACGCGAGCAGACTTTGATCCCGGTCGACATGGACCAGGAGGAGGTCGCGCTGCGCTTCCAGAAATATGCGCTGATCTCCGCCGCGGTCGTCGACAAGAGCGGGCGGCTCGTCGGCATGATCACGGTCGACGACATCGTCCACATCATTCAGGAAGAGGCAGGCGAGGATATTTTGCGCCTGTCGGGCGCCGGCGACGGCGACATCAACGAACCGATCCGTGAGACCTATAGCGCGCGCGTGCGCTGGCTCATCGCCAATCTCGGCACTGCGCTGGTCGCCTCGACGATCGTCGGGATATTCGGCGGCGCGATCGAGCATATGGTCGCGCTCGCCGCGCTGATGCCGATCGTCGCGGGGGTCGGCGGCAATGCGGGAACGCAGACGCTGGCGGTGACGGTGCGCGCGCTCGCGATGAACCAGCTCACCGATTCGAACAGCTGGCGCGCGATCTGGCGCGAAATGAAGATCGCGCTGCTCAACGGCGGCACCATCGCGCTGATCGCCGGCACCGCGACCGCGCTGTGGTTCGCCAACCCCGAACTCGGCGGCGTGATCGCGGCGGCGATGATCGTGAACATCTTCGTCGCCGGCGTCGCCGGGGTCGCGATCCCATTGCTGCTCGACCGGCTCGATCAGGATCCCGCGGTCGCGAGCTCGATATTCGTCACGATGACGACCGATTCCATGGGCTTTCTGGCCTTCCTGGGCCTTGCCGTGCTCAGCGGGCTCACTACGCTCTGA
- the tatB gene encoding Sec-independent protein translocase protein TatB, with amino-acid sequence MFDVAPTELLLVVVVALVVIGPKDLPKAMRFVGKWMGKARGMARHFRAGLDTMMREAELEELEKQWREQNDAIMREFPRIDDAGTSQPATAESAPEAETAPAVTDAEVDQAAAGNPPETHAVPPKDGPLP; translated from the coding sequence ATGTTCGATGTTGCGCCCACCGAGTTGCTGCTCGTCGTGGTGGTGGCCTTGGTCGTCATCGGCCCCAAGGACCTTCCCAAGGCGATGCGCTTCGTCGGCAAATGGATGGGGAAGGCGCGCGGAATGGCGCGCCATTTCCGCGCCGGGCTCGACACGATGATGCGCGAGGCCGAACTCGAGGAACTCGAAAAGCAGTGGCGCGAACAGAATGACGCGATCATGCGCGAATTTCCGCGCATTGACGATGCCGGCACGTCGCAACCCGCCACTGCGGAATCTGCACCCGAGGCCGAAACCGCGCCGGCGGTGACCGACGCCGAAGTCGATCAGGCTGCCGCCGGCAACCCGCCCGAAACCCATGCCGTGCCGCCCAAAGATGGCCCGCTGCCATGA
- a CDS encoding twin-arginine translocase TatA/TatE family subunit, translated as MGSFSIWHWLVVGILVLLLFGKGRFSDMMGDVAKGIKSFKKGMAEDETPTPSPKQIEGQRAPDLTATPTPTAETENR; from the coding sequence ATGGGTAGCTTCAGCATCTGGCACTGGCTCGTGGTCGGGATTCTCGTCCTGCTGCTGTTCGGCAAGGGCCGCTTTTCGGACATGATGGGCGATGTCGCCAAGGGCATCAAAAGCTTCAAGAAGGGCATGGCCGAGGACGAAACGCCGACGCCCTCGCCGAAACAGATCGAAGGCCAGCGCGCGCCCGATCTGACCGCGACGCCGACCCCGACCGCGGAAACCGAAAACCGCTGA
- a CDS encoding entericidin A/B family lipoprotein: MSSARIILLTLLASFLVAGCNTVKGVGRDIESVGQAGSDAID; this comes from the coding sequence ATGTCGAGTGCTCGTATTATCCTTCTTACCCTGCTTGCCAGCTTTCTGGTCGCTGGCTGCAACACGGTGAAGGGTGTCGGCCGGGATATCGAATCGGTCGGTCAGGCGGGCAGCGACGCCATCGACTGA